From Hippoglossus stenolepis isolate QCI-W04-F060 chromosome 6, HSTE1.2, whole genome shotgun sequence, a single genomic window includes:
- the nppb gene encoding natriuretic peptides B isoform X1 gives MHLSLISLCIILNLQLLSTYPISTGLTDTDMDILNLLLHRLQESFSEQDGLDSLYTEKGGDGRPPQTGLDEAAIKEFFSAKNLKSLRNDSSRRSSGCFGRRMDRIGSMSSLGCNTVGRYSSK, from the exons ATGCATTTGTCTCTCATTTCACTCTGCATCATCttaaacctgcagctgctcagcaCGTATCCCATCAGCACCGGTttgactgacactgacatggACATCTTAAAC ctgctgcttcacagactACAGGAGTCATTTTCCGAGCAAGATGGCCTGGATAGCCTGTATAcagagaagggaggagatgGACGGCCGCCCCAAACTGGACTGGATGAGGCTGCAATCAAGGAATTTTTCTCAGCTAAGAACCTGAAGAGCCTCCGCAACGATTCATCAAGGAGATCCTCGGGCTGCTTTGGTCGACGGATGGACAGAATAGGATCTATGAGCTCCCTGGGGTGCAACACTGTTGGCAGATACA GTTCAAAGTAA
- the nppb gene encoding natriuretic peptides B isoform X2, whose amino-acid sequence MHLSLISLCIILNLQLLSTYPISTGLTDTDMDILNLLLHRLQESFSEQDGLDSLYTEKGGDGRPPQTGLDEAAIKEFFSAKNLKSLRNDSSRRSSGCFGRRMDRIGSMSSLGCNTVGRYSKIQ is encoded by the exons ATGCATTTGTCTCTCATTTCACTCTGCATCATCttaaacctgcagctgctcagcaCGTATCCCATCAGCACCGGTttgactgacactgacatggACATCTTAAAC ctgctgcttcacagactACAGGAGTCATTTTCCGAGCAAGATGGCCTGGATAGCCTGTATAcagagaagggaggagatgGACGGCCGCCCCAAACTGGACTGGATGAGGCTGCAATCAAGGAATTTTTCTCAGCTAAGAACCTGAAGAGCCTCCGCAACGATTCATCAAGGAGATCCTCGGGCTGCTTTGGTCGACGGATGGACAGAATAGGATCTATGAGCTCCCTGGGGTGCAACACTGTTGGCAGATACAGTAAGATACAGTAA